A genome region from Methanobacterium subterraneum includes the following:
- a CDS encoding CRISPR-associated protein Cas4, producing MPKTSSQPHPEISQVMIIDGRNNFPISWLNKQGYCEYSIYLENVRGVEVKPTLKMVIGTEEHTRLEMEFQKDAEPTTFEGMLEKSLTTELLSRELPVISKLYGIRGYIDEVWMTPDQFIIIDDKPGNRAFASSINQVYGYCLAFQDMVKDERNIVAALRERGTDNIFWSAYFDEKSEKDIISLINRVQDLLIGKKDFIPTSNPRKCRSCRLKIKCDMKAKPGSR from the coding sequence ATGCCCAAAACCAGTTCTCAACCCCACCCTGAAATATCCCAGGTGATGATAATTGATGGACGTAACAATTTCCCCATCAGCTGGCTCAACAAGCAGGGATACTGTGAGTACAGCATATACCTTGAAAATGTTAGGGGTGTGGAAGTAAAACCCACCCTGAAAATGGTTATTGGAACTGAGGAACATACCCGGTTAGAGATGGAATTCCAAAAGGATGCCGAACCCACCACCTTTGAAGGGATGCTGGAGAAATCCCTAACTACAGAACTCCTATCTCGAGAACTCCCGGTTATATCCAAACTTTACGGTATCAGGGGATACATCGATGAAGTATGGATGACTCCTGACCAGTTCATTATCATCGATGATAAACCAGGAAATAGGGCATTCGCATCATCAATAAACCAGGTTTACGGCTATTGCCTGGCTTTTCAGGATATGGTTAAAGATGAAAGGAATATAGTGGCTGCTCTAAGGGAAAGGGGAACTGATAACATTTTTTGGTCAGCTTATTTCGACGAAAAATCAGAAAAAGACATAATATCATTAATAAATCGTGTTCAAGACCTTTTAATTGGAAAAAAGGATTTCATACCCACCAGTAATCCTAGAAAATGTCGAAGTTGTCGTTTGAAGATAAAGTGCGATATGAAAGCAAAGCCGGGCTCGCGCTGA
- a CDS encoding ATP-grasp domain-containing protein: MENILIVGVNTRAVACSLKKLGYIVYSADYFGTADSKSWTDRSKSFLDQKPLISCGRFTQNFHPHIIREMALEMADEVDGIICCAGASPSWFHSSKIIGNRDVEMVEDKFSLYEKLKDRFNLPETYLPTDICEVQEIIQNTKEKEFILKPRQGAGGYGVQMADDLDVVVEMRSDNEIMLGERDLVDEIESHQWILQEFIHGENISASVLSSGDEARTILTSTQITGDTELGQKEPFGYCGNLVPYTGGEKISELAPKVVGHLSLIGSNGVDFISRNGELYLIEVNPRLQGTFECAELSLDVNMAELHLAACQGQLKEVPSPSKFAVKMVVHAQQRSQWSDLNIPGIFDLPHPGVIIEKGEPMVTIVTSQQVKEDAVYSAKRLADIVYNSVKLCK, encoded by the coding sequence ATGGAAAACATTCTAATAGTGGGTGTAAATACCCGTGCCGTGGCCTGCTCCCTTAAAAAATTAGGATACATTGTTTATTCTGCTGATTATTTCGGAACTGCGGATTCAAAATCCTGGACAGACCGTTCAAAATCATTTTTAGACCAGAAACCACTCATCTCGTGTGGTAGATTTACCCAAAACTTCCATCCACACATTATCAGAGAAATGGCCCTGGAAATGGCCGATGAAGTAGATGGTATTATCTGCTGCGCAGGCGCATCTCCTTCCTGGTTCCATTCATCTAAAATTATCGGAAATAGGGATGTGGAAATGGTTGAGGATAAATTTTCCCTATATGAAAAACTTAAAGACAGATTTAATCTTCCTGAAACTTATCTCCCTACAGATATCTGCGAAGTCCAGGAGATAATCCAGAATACCAAAGAAAAGGAGTTCATCTTAAAACCACGTCAGGGGGCTGGTGGTTACGGGGTACAAATGGCAGATGATCTGGATGTTGTTGTTGAGATGAGATCTGATAATGAGATAATGCTGGGAGAAAGGGATCTGGTGGATGAAATTGAATCCCACCAATGGATACTGCAGGAGTTCATTCATGGTGAAAATATCAGTGCTTCAGTTCTTTCTAGTGGGGATGAGGCCAGGACCATACTCACCAGCACCCAGATCACTGGTGACACTGAACTTGGTCAGAAGGAGCCATTTGGATACTGTGGAAACCTGGTTCCATACACAGGCGGTGAGAAGATCTCCGAACTAGCCCCAAAAGTTGTGGGACACCTATCCCTAATAGGTTCTAATGGGGTGGATTTCATCTCTCGAAATGGGGAACTATACCTGATTGAAGTAAACCCTCGGCTGCAGGGAACATTTGAATGTGCAGAACTATCACTTGATGTGAACATGGCCGAACTCCACCTGGCCGCGTGCCAGGGACAATTAAAGGAAGTCCCCTCTCCCAGTAAATTTGCAGTTAAAATGGTGGTCCATGCCCAACAACGATCACAGTGGAGCGATCTGAACATTCCTGGGATCTTCGACCTACCCCATCCAGGGGTGATAATTGAGAAAGGAGAACCCATGGTCACAATTGTAACTTCTCAGCAGGTAAAGGAAGATGCGGTATATTCGGCAAAAAGACTGGCTGATATAGTTTACAATTCAGTGAAACTCTGCAAATAA
- a CDS encoding V-type ATP synthase subunit D — MAQEMIEGINPTRMELLKLKQREKLAVKGHSLLKEKRNALIMEFFNILERVKGSRDEVSLKLQEAYQDLTAAQVMMGDLSVKKAAMSVTESVDVDIDSRSIMGVVVPVVESEISQRTIVERGYGFMDTSVKLDEAARKFEESIQLIIELGEIEKTIMLLASEIESTKRRVNALEHIIIPRLENTVKYIEMRLEEMERESFVRLKMVKKTMEESEEAI; from the coding sequence ATGGCACAAGAAATGATAGAAGGCATCAATCCAACCCGGATGGAGCTTCTAAAACTAAAACAACGGGAAAAACTTGCAGTGAAAGGGCACAGTCTCCTTAAAGAGAAACGAAATGCCCTGATCATGGAGTTTTTCAACATCCTGGAACGGGTGAAGGGATCCAGGGATGAAGTTTCTCTGAAACTCCAGGAAGCCTACCAGGATTTAACAGCAGCCCAGGTAATGATGGGTGATCTGTCTGTTAAGAAAGCTGCCATGTCCGTCACTGAATCAGTGGATGTGGACATCGACTCCAGGAGTATTATGGGAGTGGTGGTGCCAGTAGTAGAGTCAGAAATCTCCCAGAGAACCATTGTGGAACGTGGTTACGGATTCATGGACACCTCAGTTAAACTGGATGAAGCTGCCCGTAAATTCGAGGAATCCATCCAGCTCATAATTGAACTGGGCGAAATCGAGAAGACCATCATGTTACTGGCTAGTGAGATTGAATCAACCAAAAGGCGTGTGAACGCCCTGGAACACATCATCATTCCCCGGCTGGAAAACACAGTCAAATATATTGAAATGAGACTGGAAGAGATGGAAAGGGAAAGCTTCGTGCGTTTGAAGATGGTCAAAAAAACCATGGAAGAATCTGAGGAGGCCATTTAA
- a CDS encoding cation diffusion facilitator family transporter, protein MKTDKPILGYDRFLMMAIFNEESVTLEELEDKTVLFLSLIWYQQLPEKEEPLMERLFFTLSHLRSELEDQRKSKKVGKTEEECDKLIQKGWVKLEDDHYSVTGDGEKEAQKFVKNMEKKASLVRKDFFKPAAAARNTTVLDAFLAVMKLGSGLISGSVGLTADGTDATMDTVSAFMVWLGIKYHRETLSTLLVIFGLFFAALSIGYDSVTHLISAFYGTLTPMGMPFLVIAVEGIAILAAVFLFYYQRYVGKVNSNLTLISQSVDSKNHIFIGLSVIAGAIFTLQGIYFVDALIALFISIGIFKDATDLLREAISARKGKEENYSQYKLPLEECWEGNKMMAFQNWVLYILWTTEKKTRVEIVSSLKTAFSPGNYIPVLSELKATCKDTHDFEGDFEGLINPLKEHKLINEDGKHYTLTENGVKYLEDFMSNFDYYNVHLSDTILLAMAEDVY, encoded by the coding sequence ATGAAGACTGATAAACCAATCCTAGGATACGATCGGTTCCTGATGATGGCTATTTTCAATGAAGAGTCTGTCACCCTGGAAGAACTAGAAGATAAAACTGTGCTTTTCTTATCACTCATATGGTACCAGCAGTTACCTGAAAAAGAGGAACCACTGATGGAAAGATTGTTTTTCACATTATCCCATCTAAGATCAGAGTTAGAAGATCAGCGGAAGAGTAAAAAGGTTGGTAAAACCGAAGAAGAATGTGATAAGCTTATCCAAAAGGGGTGGGTGAAACTGGAAGATGATCATTATTCTGTAACTGGAGATGGAGAAAAAGAGGCCCAAAAATTTGTTAAAAATATGGAAAAAAAGGCTTCTCTGGTTCGGAAGGATTTTTTTAAACCTGCAGCCGCAGCCCGGAACACCACTGTATTAGATGCCTTTTTAGCAGTGATGAAATTAGGATCAGGTCTGATCAGTGGAAGTGTGGGACTGACTGCAGATGGTACTGATGCCACCATGGACACTGTTTCTGCATTTATGGTGTGGCTGGGAATCAAGTACCACCGGGAAACCCTTAGTACTCTCCTGGTGATATTCGGATTATTCTTTGCCGCCCTCAGCATTGGTTATGATTCAGTGACCCACCTTATAAGCGCCTTTTATGGGACACTGACCCCTATGGGCATGCCATTCCTGGTGATAGCAGTGGAGGGAATTGCCATCCTGGCAGCTGTCTTCCTATTCTATTACCAGCGTTACGTGGGAAAGGTGAATTCCAATCTAACTCTAATCTCCCAGTCAGTGGACTCTAAGAACCATATATTCATAGGTTTATCAGTGATTGCTGGTGCAATTTTCACTTTACAGGGGATTTACTTTGTAGATGCCCTTATAGCATTATTCATTTCCATCGGAATCTTCAAAGATGCTACCGACTTACTCAGAGAGGCAATTTCAGCCCGTAAGGGGAAAGAAGAAAATTATTCCCAGTACAAACTTCCCCTGGAGGAATGTTGGGAAGGGAATAAAATGATGGCCTTCCAGAACTGGGTACTGTACATCCTGTGGACTACAGAGAAAAAAACCAGAGTTGAAATTGTTTCCTCCCTGAAGACTGCTTTCAGTCCCGGGAACTATATTCCCGTACTATCTGAGCTTAAAGCCACTTGCAAAGATACTCATGACTTTGAAGGAGATTTTGAAGGACTGATAAACCCCCTGAAAGAGCATAAACTCATAAATGAAGATGGAAAACACTACACTTTAACTGAAAATGGAGTAAAGTACTTGGAAGACTTTATGAGTAATTTCGACTACTACAATGTGCACCTGTCGGATACCATCCTCCTGGCCATGGCTGAGGATGTGTATTAA
- a CDS encoding DUF22 domain-containing protein, producing the protein MVRIITRLDQVRKEQQKHAKPAIDFEMGNISGKVRAIIADEEQEFKAGENKPVQIKKIDINANHVCFISAYGTNKYGHTLAVGEETYLPISMDRTADHALFAAALDYKVEKDDLLGILILLPVEVNF; encoded by the coding sequence ATGGTTAGAATAATCACAAGACTGGACCAGGTTCGAAAAGAACAACAAAAACACGCTAAACCGGCCATTGACTTTGAGATGGGTAACATCTCCGGGAAAGTCCGAGCTATAATTGCCGATGAAGAACAGGAATTCAAAGCCGGGGAAAACAAACCAGTCCAGATCAAAAAGATCGACATAAACGCTAACCATGTCTGCTTCATCAGCGCCTACGGAACCAACAAATACGGACACACCCTGGCAGTTGGTGAAGAAACCTATCTACCAATAAGCATGGACCGAACAGCAGACCATGCCCTCTTCGCAGCAGCCCTTGACTACAAAGTGGAAAAAGATGATTTATTAGGTATTCTAATACTTTTACCTGTGGAAGTAAACTTCTAA
- a CDS encoding ABC transporter permease — translation MAEIEGIYTIWLRENKKFLRYRSRILTSVVTPLLWLLIFGTGLGSAIRFGNMSGGYQAFIFPGIIAQTILFTSVFSGLSVIQDRQFGFLKEILVAPISRPSIVLGKAIGISTTALIQGVILLLLSFVVSVPMDIYTLLLSTGVIILISMGLSGMGLLIASFTDSMEGFNLIMSFIVMPIFLLSGALFPITGLPSWLQAAVYINPLTYGVDALRNIILHQSVLPLYVDVIVVTIFAVLMILISALIFSKKEQSLM, via the coding sequence ATGGCAGAAATTGAGGGAATTTACACCATTTGGCTCCGGGAGAACAAGAAATTCCTCCGTTACCGGTCACGTATCCTAACTTCGGTGGTAACACCCCTTTTATGGCTTCTTATATTTGGAACTGGGCTGGGTTCAGCCATAAGGTTTGGTAACATGTCGGGAGGTTACCAGGCATTCATCTTTCCAGGGATAATAGCCCAAACCATCCTATTTACCTCGGTGTTTTCCGGGCTTTCTGTGATACAGGACCGCCAGTTCGGATTTTTAAAGGAGATACTGGTAGCTCCCATATCCCGACCTTCAATTGTCTTGGGAAAAGCAATTGGAATCAGCACTACTGCTCTTATCCAGGGAGTGATACTTCTCCTTCTCTCATTTGTGGTCAGTGTCCCCATGGACATCTACACTCTTCTGTTATCCACCGGAGTGATAATCTTAATTTCCATGGGCCTATCTGGAATGGGCCTTTTGATTGCATCGTTCACCGATAGTATGGAAGGGTTCAACCTCATCATGAGTTTCATTGTAATGCCCATATTCCTTCTTAGTGGAGCTCTCTTCCCCATAACTGGACTTCCTTCCTGGTTACAAGCAGCGGTTTACATCAACCCATTAACTTATGGAGTGGATGCTCTGCGGAATATAATTCTACACCAATCAGTACTTCCATTATATGTGGATGTCATTGTGGTAACGATTTTCGCAGTGCTAATGATCTTGATATCTGCATTGATATTCAGCAAAAAAGAGCAGAGTTTGATGTAA
- a CDS encoding ATP synthase subunit A, which produces MTLEGKIIKIAGPVITADGMRGTQMYEMVKVGEDKLIGEIIELEGDTATIQVYEETAGMKPGEVVESTGGPLSVELGPGIIGSIFDGIQRPLETIKLTVGDYIERGVDVPALPKDKKWTFKPTATAGTEVKGGDIIGEVQETSAVVQKIMIPPRVSGTLKSIVGEGQYTVLDDIAEVETPKGPVKVQMMQKWPVRVGRPYKDKLDPDIPLVTGQRAQDTFFPVAKGGTAAIPGPFGSGKTVTQQQLAKWADADIIVYVGCGERGNEMTEVLKEFPELEDPKTGKPLMDRTVLIANTSNMPVAAREACVYTGITIAEYFRDQGYDVALMADSTSRWAEAMREISRRLEEMPGEEGYPAYLASRLAQFYERAGRVNTVGTESKVASVSVVGAVSPPGGDLSEPVTQNTLRICKVFWALDASLADKRHFPSIDWLQSYSLYVDSVESWWDKTVGADWRATRDEAMALLQKESELQEIVQLVGPDALPDRERITLESTRMIREDFLQQNAYHEVDTYCSPTKQYQLLKTIIIFQEQATAALERGASAADLTDLPVKEEIGRMKFIPEDEFDAAIKDIQDKIVKQTGEV; this is translated from the coding sequence ATGACTCTCGAAGGAAAGATAATAAAGATAGCGGGTCCTGTTATAACCGCAGACGGTATGAGAGGGACCCAGATGTACGAGATGGTAAAAGTAGGTGAAGACAAGCTCATCGGTGAAATCATCGAACTTGAAGGCGACACCGCCACCATCCAGGTTTACGAAGAAACAGCAGGGATGAAACCCGGAGAAGTAGTGGAAAGTACAGGTGGGCCACTATCCGTGGAATTAGGACCCGGAATTATCGGTTCCATATTTGACGGTATACAGAGGCCACTGGAAACCATTAAACTCACTGTGGGAGACTACATTGAAAGGGGTGTGGATGTACCTGCATTACCAAAAGATAAAAAATGGACATTCAAACCCACTGCAACAGCTGGTACTGAAGTTAAAGGTGGAGACATCATTGGTGAAGTGCAGGAAACCTCAGCAGTAGTCCAAAAAATTATGATACCCCCACGAGTCAGCGGTACCCTCAAAAGTATCGTTGGTGAAGGGCAGTACACTGTTCTGGATGACATCGCAGAAGTGGAAACTCCTAAAGGCCCAGTTAAAGTGCAGATGATGCAAAAATGGCCAGTTAGGGTTGGTAGGCCTTACAAAGATAAATTAGACCCTGACATACCACTGGTAACCGGTCAAAGAGCACAGGACACCTTTTTCCCTGTGGCTAAAGGTGGAACCGCAGCCATACCCGGACCTTTCGGATCCGGGAAAACCGTTACCCAGCAGCAGCTGGCCAAATGGGCTGACGCAGACATCATTGTCTACGTGGGATGCGGTGAAAGGGGTAACGAGATGACAGAGGTTCTGAAAGAATTCCCAGAACTCGAAGACCCTAAAACCGGTAAACCATTAATGGACCGAACCGTGCTTATTGCTAACACATCCAACATGCCGGTGGCAGCCAGAGAAGCCTGTGTGTACACCGGTATAACCATAGCTGAATATTTCCGTGACCAGGGATACGATGTGGCCCTAATGGCAGATTCCACCTCCCGATGGGCAGAAGCCATGAGGGAAATCTCCAGACGACTGGAAGAAATGCCTGGTGAAGAAGGATACCCCGCATACCTGGCATCACGTCTGGCACAGTTCTACGAACGAGCTGGCCGGGTTAACACCGTGGGAACTGAAAGTAAAGTCGCATCAGTTAGTGTGGTTGGTGCAGTTTCACCACCTGGTGGGGACCTATCTGAACCAGTTACACAGAACACCCTGCGTATATGTAAAGTGTTCTGGGCACTGGACGCATCCCTAGCAGACAAACGTCACTTCCCATCCATAGACTGGCTGCAAAGTTACTCATTATACGTGGATAGTGTGGAAAGTTGGTGGGATAAAACCGTAGGCGCAGACTGGAGAGCAACCAGGGACGAAGCCATGGCCCTACTTCAGAAAGAATCTGAACTTCAGGAAATTGTTCAACTGGTGGGACCAGATGCCCTGCCTGACCGGGAAAGGATCACTCTAGAAAGTACCCGTATGATACGGGAGGATTTCCTGCAGCAGAACGCGTACCACGAAGTGGACACTTACTGTTCCCCAACCAAACAGTACCAACTACTTAAAACTATTATCATCTTCCAGGAACAGGCCACTGCCGCCCTGGAACGTGGAGCATCCGCAGCTGATCTAACTGATCTACCAGTTAAAGAAGAAATTGGAAGGATGAAATTCATCCCTGAAGATGAATTCGACGCTGCAATCAAAGATATCCAGGATAAAATAGTTAAACAGACAGGGGAGGTGTGA
- a CDS encoding ATP synthase subunit B, which yields MNTNIKTREYTTVREVAGPLMIVEGVEGVAYNEIVDIETPNGEMRRGQVLEVKGDVAVVQVFEGTRDLNTSTTKVRFTGETAHIGVSLDMLGRVFSGTGSPIDGGPEIIPEKELDINGSPMNPSAREFPAEFIQTGISTIDGMNTLVRGQKLPIFSGSGLPHNELAAQIARQAKVLAEESEFSVIFAAMGITHEEANYFMRDFERTGALERVTVFMNLADDPAIERIITPRMALTTAEYFAFEHDMHVLVILTDMTNYAEALREISAARDEVPGRRGYPGYMYTDLSSLYERAGRITGKEGSITQMPILVMPQDDITHPIPDLTGYITEGQIVLSRDLHRKGIYPPVDVLPSLSRLMSGGIGEGQTREDHSGVSDQLYSAYAEGRDLRDLMAVVGEEALTERDRKFLAFADGFENKFITQSRDEDRSIQETLDLGWELMSLLPEAELKRVRAEHIPKYHPDHK from the coding sequence ATGAACACCAATATCAAAACCAGAGAATATACCACAGTCAGAGAAGTGGCTGGTCCTCTCATGATTGTTGAAGGCGTTGAAGGCGTTGCCTACAATGAAATAGTGGACATTGAAACACCCAATGGAGAGATGAGAAGAGGGCAAGTCCTGGAAGTTAAGGGAGACGTTGCTGTGGTTCAGGTTTTTGAAGGAACCAGAGACCTCAACACCTCCACCACAAAGGTACGATTCACCGGAGAAACCGCCCATATAGGAGTTTCACTGGACATGCTAGGACGAGTATTCAGTGGTACCGGAAGCCCCATAGACGGTGGTCCTGAAATCATCCCCGAAAAGGAACTAGACATCAACGGAAGCCCGATGAACCCTTCTGCCAGGGAATTCCCAGCAGAATTCATCCAAACAGGTATTTCAACCATTGACGGAATGAACACCCTTGTTCGTGGACAAAAACTACCTATCTTCTCTGGATCAGGTCTACCTCACAACGAACTGGCTGCCCAGATCGCAAGACAGGCCAAGGTGTTAGCTGAAGAATCAGAGTTTTCAGTTATATTCGCAGCCATGGGTATCACCCACGAAGAAGCAAACTACTTCATGCGTGATTTTGAGAGAACCGGAGCATTAGAACGTGTGACTGTGTTCATGAACCTGGCTGACGACCCAGCCATTGAAAGGATCATCACCCCCCGTATGGCTCTAACTACTGCTGAGTACTTTGCCTTCGAGCATGACATGCACGTACTGGTTATACTAACTGATATGACCAACTACGCAGAAGCTTTAAGGGAAATTTCAGCTGCTCGTGACGAGGTACCTGGACGAAGGGGTTACCCTGGTTACATGTACACTGACCTTTCCAGTTTATATGAAAGGGCAGGACGTATAACCGGTAAAGAAGGTTCCATCACACAGATGCCTATTTTGGTGATGCCTCAGGACGATATTACTCACCCCATACCGGATTTAACCGGTTACATTACTGAAGGACAGATCGTTTTAAGCAGGGATCTGCACCGTAAAGGTATTTATCCACCAGTAGATGTACTCCCATCACTATCACGACTGATGAGTGGTGGAATTGGTGAAGGGCAGACAAGGGAAGACCACAGTGGAGTTTCTGACCAGCTTTACTCAGCATATGCTGAAGGACGAGACCTCAGAGACTTGATGGCTGTGGTTGGGGAAGAAGCTCTTACCGAGCGAGACCGTAAGTTTCTGGCCTTTGCTGATGGTTTTGAAAATAAATTCATCACCCAAAGCAGGGACGAAGACCGTTCCATTCAGGAAACCCTGGACCTCGGTTGGGAGTTAATGAGCTTACTACCCGAAGCAGAGCTTAAGAGGGTACGGGCAGAACACATCCCCAAATATCACCCTGACCATAAATAA
- a CDS encoding DUF61 family protein, which translates to MRGDGNPDDRQLKKQIMVLNRHLPQRRKTLKELLEEEKPHVIGTDGSRHRFKKNELDKISSMIPEVSWGRLKLPLYIEISSQMSGSRIKGKVECELVCQILNKEDCGEEIYIYRGDTKIVRRELPTTSQHIFLIK; encoded by the coding sequence ATGAGAGGAGATGGAAACCCGGATGACAGACAGTTAAAAAAGCAGATCATGGTATTAAACCGCCACCTTCCCCAACGGAGAAAAACCCTGAAAGAACTTTTAGAGGAAGAGAAACCCCACGTGATAGGAACAGACGGATCCCGGCATCGTTTCAAGAAAAACGAGCTTGATAAAATTTCATCAATGATTCCTGAAGTATCTTGGGGACGGTTGAAGTTACCACTATATATTGAGATAAGTTCCCAGATGAGCGGCTCCAGGATAAAGGGAAAAGTGGAATGTGAACTTGTTTGCCAGATTTTGAACAAGGAAGATTGTGGTGAGGAAATCTATATTTACAGAGGGGACACAAAGATAGTAAGAAGAGAGTTACCAACCACCTCCCAGCACATATTCCTAATTAAGTGA
- a CDS encoding V-type ATP synthase subunit C, protein MVEDITSLVTGLGFPSIEAFLAAVILVLAIFGAIVVIATIRPVLGMFPYTYPNARVRARIGRIFSEKQFQEIIEAGNIEEVKNYLRGFPDYAKYIDQYPLEKALDTQLAENYDLVARITPENSRDAFKFLLKKWDIKNIKSIIIAKEAGLNQEETMDLLVPFGDLSDKLDTLLDADNVTEVLSALEGTEYTPILEDAIPNYQETGMLLPLEASLDKYLLENLLRTVSTPEDDNTAYLKNYVGNIVDGSNLKIILRAKVDGLKFEDIEPYMISDGYQIREWKLKDLMEAEDVAGVVSGLEGTDYAPILAEAMATYSETGSIGAFETALDNQVDETAKKIALKNQFGIGPMIGFLSKKEKEIKNLKIIVRGKREEGFTPAMIKEMLV, encoded by the coding sequence ATGGTAGAGGACATTACTTCATTAGTCACTGGACTGGGATTCCCCTCTATTGAAGCTTTTTTAGCGGCAGTAATTCTAGTACTGGCTATTTTCGGAGCAATAGTAGTTATAGCAACAATTAGGCCCGTTCTAGGCATGTTTCCTTACACATATCCCAATGCACGTGTAAGGGCCAGAATAGGGAGAATATTCAGTGAAAAACAGTTCCAGGAAATCATTGAAGCTGGGAACATTGAAGAAGTTAAAAATTACCTCCGAGGGTTCCCAGATTACGCCAAATACATTGACCAGTACCCCTTGGAAAAGGCCCTGGACACTCAGCTTGCTGAGAACTACGATTTAGTAGCCAGAATAACCCCTGAAAACAGCAGAGATGCATTCAAATTTCTCCTGAAAAAATGGGATATTAAAAATATAAAAAGCATAATAATCGCCAAAGAAGCAGGGCTAAATCAAGAAGAAACCATGGATCTGTTAGTGCCATTTGGTGATCTTTCCGATAAACTGGACACTCTCCTGGATGCAGACAATGTAACTGAAGTTTTAAGTGCCCTGGAAGGAACAGAATACACCCCCATCCTTGAAGATGCCATTCCTAATTACCAGGAAACTGGGATGTTACTGCCACTGGAAGCTTCCCTGGATAAGTACCTTCTGGAAAACCTCTTAAGAACTGTTAGCACCCCTGAAGATGACAACACTGCATACCTCAAAAATTATGTGGGTAACATAGTGGATGGAAGCAACCTTAAAATCATCTTAAGGGCTAAAGTGGATGGGCTGAAATTCGAGGATATCGAACCCTACATGATCAGTGATGGTTACCAGATTAGGGAATGGAAACTGAAGGATCTCATGGAAGCAGAAGATGTTGCAGGCGTGGTTAGTGGACTGGAAGGAACCGATTACGCACCAATACTGGCCGAAGCAATGGCCACCTACAGTGAAACCGGCTCCATTGGAGCATTTGAAACTGCATTGGATAATCAAGTGGATGAAACTGCTAAAAAGATAGCTTTAAAGAATCAGTTCGGAATCGGGCCCATGATTGGATTTTTAAGTAAAAAAGAAAAGGAAATTAAAAACTTAAAAATCATTGTCCGTGGTAAACGCGAAGAAGGATTCACCCCTGCTATGATCAAGGAGATGTTAGTATGA
- a CDS encoding V-type ATP synthase subunit F produces MSSKIAVMADPDTVTGFMLGGIKDGFPVNNMEEAGDKLKKLAKEYSIIITTEEIGDNFREIIDKISSESALPMIIEIPDKKGSVERESDPIRELIKRVIGVEMVE; encoded by the coding sequence ATGAGTTCAAAAATAGCAGTAATGGCAGATCCTGACACCGTCACCGGTTTCATGCTAGGTGGAATCAAGGATGGATTCCCCGTTAACAACATGGAAGAAGCAGGAGATAAACTGAAGAAACTGGCCAAGGAGTACTCTATTATTATAACCACTGAGGAAATAGGCGATAATTTCAGAGAAATAATTGATAAAATTAGCAGTGAAAGTGCACTGCCCATGATAATTGAAATTCCAGATAAAAAAGGCTCAGTAGAACGGGAATCAGACCCAATCAGAGAGCTTATAAAACGAGTAATCGGGGTTGAGATGGTAGAATGA